In Curtobacterium sp. MCPF17_002, one genomic interval encodes:
- a CDS encoding MBL fold metallo-hydrolase has product MTSREPRSVVSVAPGVVFVEGPVSNWVVLAEEDGVALIDAGYPADTDLVLETVQYAGHDLDDLRRVYVTHGHVDHVGGLPGILARYPDVEVLAHADELDNVRGPGRQQVTPAEIGGRLASPRVLRWLARAIRSDALRPTTVSSARAFTGADFDGRAITPLPAEGHTDGSTAYLLPAANAIVTGDAVVSRHDTQPASWSPRPRMITPFFTADQDRAIASARALPIPEILLPGHGPAVHRVGSEWVPVSA; this is encoded by the coding sequence ATGACCTCCCGCGAACCCCGCTCCGTCGTGTCCGTCGCACCCGGAGTGGTCTTCGTCGAGGGCCCCGTGTCGAACTGGGTCGTGCTGGCCGAGGAGGACGGCGTCGCCCTCATCGACGCGGGCTACCCCGCCGACACCGACCTCGTGCTCGAGACCGTGCAGTACGCCGGCCACGACCTCGACGACCTGCGCCGCGTCTACGTCACCCACGGGCACGTCGACCACGTCGGCGGCCTCCCGGGGATCCTCGCGCGGTACCCCGACGTCGAGGTGCTCGCCCACGCCGACGAACTCGACAACGTGCGCGGACCGGGCCGACAGCAGGTCACCCCGGCCGAGATCGGTGGACGCCTGGCGTCGCCGCGGGTCCTCCGGTGGCTCGCGCGGGCGATCCGCTCGGACGCGCTCCGGCCCACCACCGTGTCGTCCGCACGCGCCTTCACCGGCGCCGACTTCGACGGGCGGGCCATCACGCCGCTGCCCGCTGAGGGGCACACCGACGGGTCCACGGCCTACCTGCTGCCCGCCGCGAACGCGATCGTCACGGGGGACGCGGTGGTCTCGCGGCACGACACGCAGCCGGCGTCCTGGTCGCCGCGGCCGCGGATGATCACGCCGTTCTTCACCGCCGACCAGGACCGTGCGATCGCCTCCGCGCGGGCGCTGCCGATCCCGGAGATCCTGCTGCCGGGGCACGGTCCGGCGGTGCACCGGGTCGGGTCGGAGTGGGTGCCGGTCAGCGCCTGA
- the rplM gene encoding 50S ribosomal protein L13 encodes MTRTFSPKPADVQHDWIVIDATDVVLGRLASHVAALLRGKHKATFAQHMDMGDYVIIVNADKVALTGSKLAKKVYYRHSGYPGGLTATSYPEMLEKHPTRAVEKAIRGMLPKNTLGREQLKKLKVYAGAEHPHAAQQPKTYTFDQVSQ; translated from the coding sequence GTGACTCGCACGTTCTCACCGAAGCCGGCAGACGTCCAGCACGACTGGATCGTCATCGACGCTACCGACGTCGTCCTCGGCCGCCTCGCCTCGCACGTCGCCGCGCTCCTGCGTGGCAAGCACAAGGCCACCTTCGCCCAGCACATGGACATGGGTGACTACGTCATCATCGTGAACGCGGACAAGGTCGCCCTCACCGGCTCCAAGCTCGCCAAGAAGGTCTACTACCGCCACTCGGGCTACCCGGGCGGCCTCACGGCGACCTCCTACCCGGAGATGCTCGAGAAGCACCCGACCCGCGCCGTCGAGAAGGCGATCCGCGGCATGCTCCCGAAGAACACGCTGGGCCGCGAGCAGCTCAAGAAGCTCAAGGTGTACGCGGGTGCCGAGCACCCCCACGCCGCGCAGCAGCCCAAGACGTACACCTTCGACCAGGTCTCGCAGTAA
- the glmS gene encoding glutamine--fructose-6-phosphate transaminase (isomerizing) — protein MCGIVGYVGSNSSQDVLLGGLRRLEYRGYDSAGIAVVDGSQELASAKKAGKLQALVDELEAHPIADGGTGIGHTRWATHGGPTDGNAHPHLADGGKLALIHNGIIENFSELRAELQAEGVQFLSETDSEVAAHLVARAFRETGDLTSAMQQAVQRLDGAFTLLVVHADQPGVVVGARRNSPLVVGLGDGENFMGSDVAAFVAYTQRALAIGQDEIATIRPDGVDVIHFDGTPATPSEFEVNWDASAADKGGWTSFMAKEISEEPEAVAKTILGRVHDGAVTLTDLDPIAERLTTVDRVIVIACGTAAYAGILGKYAIEQWARVPVEVELAHEFRYRDPVLDERTLVVSISQSGETMDTLMAVKYARERGAQVLSICNTQGATIPRESDAVIYTHAGPEVAVASTKAFIAQGVALYLLGLHLATLRGTMTAEQIAEQVAELEGLAPKLQQTIDDASGIKDLARWMADTRSVLFLGRHVGYPIALEGALKLKELAYIHAEGFAAGELKHGPIALIEPGQIVFVIVPSPRDPRSLHPKVVSNIQEIRARGARVIAIAEEGDAAVLPFADEVLRIPLATPLFEPLLAVAPLHMFGMELAAAKGLDVDQPRNLAKSVTVE, from the coding sequence ATGTGTGGAATCGTCGGCTACGTCGGCAGCAACAGCAGCCAGGACGTGCTCCTCGGTGGTCTTCGTCGTCTCGAGTACCGCGGCTACGACTCGGCGGGCATCGCCGTCGTCGACGGGTCGCAGGAACTCGCCTCCGCCAAGAAGGCGGGCAAGCTCCAGGCCCTGGTCGACGAGCTCGAAGCGCACCCGATCGCCGACGGCGGCACCGGCATCGGCCACACGCGGTGGGCGACCCACGGCGGGCCGACCGACGGCAACGCGCACCCGCACCTGGCGGACGGCGGCAAGCTCGCCCTCATCCACAACGGCATCATCGAGAACTTCTCCGAGCTCCGCGCGGAGCTGCAGGCCGAGGGTGTGCAGTTCCTCAGCGAGACCGACTCCGAGGTCGCCGCGCACCTCGTCGCGCGGGCCTTCCGCGAGACCGGTGACCTGACGTCCGCGATGCAGCAGGCCGTGCAGCGACTCGACGGGGCCTTCACGCTCCTCGTCGTGCACGCCGACCAGCCCGGCGTCGTCGTCGGTGCCCGCCGCAACTCCCCGCTCGTGGTGGGGCTCGGCGACGGCGAGAACTTCATGGGCTCCGACGTGGCCGCGTTCGTCGCGTACACGCAGCGCGCCCTGGCGATCGGGCAGGACGAGATCGCCACGATCCGCCCCGACGGCGTGGACGTCATCCACTTCGACGGCACCCCGGCGACCCCGAGCGAGTTCGAGGTGAACTGGGACGCCTCCGCCGCCGACAAGGGCGGCTGGACCTCGTTCATGGCGAAGGAGATCAGCGAGGAGCCCGAGGCCGTCGCGAAGACGATCCTCGGCCGCGTGCACGACGGCGCCGTCACCCTGACCGACCTCGACCCGATCGCCGAGCGTCTCACCACCGTCGACCGCGTCATCGTCATCGCCTGCGGCACCGCGGCGTACGCCGGCATCCTCGGCAAGTACGCCATCGAGCAGTGGGCCCGCGTGCCCGTCGAGGTCGAGCTCGCGCACGAGTTCCGCTACCGCGACCCGGTGCTCGACGAGCGCACCCTCGTCGTCTCGATCAGCCAGTCCGGCGAGACGATGGACACGCTGATGGCCGTCAAGTACGCGCGTGAGCGGGGCGCGCAGGTCCTGTCGATCTGCAACACCCAGGGGGCGACGATCCCGCGCGAGTCCGACGCGGTGATCTACACGCACGCCGGACCCGAGGTCGCCGTCGCGTCGACGAAGGCCTTCATCGCGCAGGGCGTCGCGCTCTACCTGCTCGGGCTGCACCTCGCCACCCTGCGCGGCACGATGACGGCCGAGCAGATCGCGGAGCAGGTCGCCGAGCTCGAGGGCCTCGCGCCGAAGCTGCAGCAGACCATCGACGACGCGTCCGGCATCAAGGACCTCGCGCGCTGGATGGCGGACACCCGCAGCGTGCTGTTCCTCGGCCGCCACGTCGGGTACCCGATCGCGCTCGAGGGCGCCCTGAAGCTCAAGGAGCTCGCGTACATCCACGCCGAGGGCTTCGCCGCCGGTGAGCTCAAGCACGGACCGATCGCCCTCATCGAGCCCGGCCAGATCGTCTTCGTGATCGTGCCGTCCCCGCGTGACCCGCGGTCGCTGCACCCGAAGGTCGTGTCGAACATCCAGGAGATCCGCGCCCGGGGTGCCCGGGTGATCGCCATCGCCGAGGAAGGCGACGCCGCCGTGCTGCCCTTCGCGGACGAGGTCCTGCGCATCCCGCTCGCGACGCCGCTGTTCGAGCCGCTGCTCGCCGTGGCGCCGCTGCACATGTTCGGCATGGAGCTCGCCGCGGCCAAGGGCCTCGACGTCGACCAGCCGCGCAACCTCGCGAAGTCGGTCACCGTCGAGTAG
- a CDS encoding glutathione peroxidase — protein MGRFDDIAITTLHGEDTTFGAYADKAVLVVNVASRCGLAPQYEQLEALQKEYGPRGFTVLGFPSNQFLQELGSSEAIDEYCSTTWGVTFPMSEKVKVNGKGAHPLYQALKETADADGKAGRVTWNFEKFLIAPDGTVSRFRPTTKPDAPQVIAAIEAALPA, from the coding sequence ATGGGACGGTTCGACGACATCGCGATCACGACACTGCACGGCGAGGACACCACGTTCGGCGCCTACGCGGACAAGGCGGTGCTGGTCGTGAACGTCGCGTCCCGGTGCGGTCTCGCGCCGCAGTACGAGCAGCTCGAGGCGCTGCAGAAGGAGTACGGCCCGCGGGGCTTCACGGTCCTCGGCTTCCCGAGCAACCAGTTCCTGCAGGAGCTCGGCTCCTCCGAGGCCATCGACGAGTACTGCTCCACCACGTGGGGTGTCACCTTCCCGATGTCCGAGAAGGTGAAGGTCAACGGCAAGGGTGCGCACCCGCTCTACCAGGCCCTCAAGGAGACCGCGGACGCCGACGGCAAGGCCGGTCGCGTCACGTGGAACTTCGAGAAGTTCCTCATCGCACCGGACGGCACCGTGTCTCGCTTCCGTCCGACCACGAAGCCGGATGCCCCGCAGGTCATCGCCGCCATCGAGGCGGCCCTCCCCGCCTGA
- the rpsI gene encoding 30S ribosomal protein S9, whose amino-acid sequence MAQIADSLDQTPESFTTESAPAAAEAAPRQILNVSGGAVGRRKEAIARVRLVPGSGTFVVNGRSLEDYFPNKLHQQLINDPFKVLELLGSYDVVARITGGGPSGQAGALRLAIARTLNEIDRENNRAALKKAGFLTRDARVIERKKAGLKKARKASQFSKR is encoded by the coding sequence ATGGCTCAGATCGCTGACTCCCTCGACCAGACCCCGGAGAGCTTCACCACGGAGAGCGCACCTGCCGCTGCCGAGGCCGCTCCCCGTCAGATCCTCAACGTCTCCGGCGGTGCCGTCGGGCGCCGCAAGGAGGCCATCGCGCGTGTTCGCCTCGTGCCGGGCTCCGGCACGTTCGTGGTGAACGGCCGTTCGCTCGAGGACTACTTCCCCAACAAGCTGCACCAGCAGCTCATCAACGACCCGTTCAAGGTCCTCGAGCTCCTCGGCTCGTACGACGTCGTCGCCCGCATCACCGGTGGCGGCCCCTCGGGTCAGGCTGGCGCGCTCCGCCTCGCCATCGCCCGCACCCTGAACGAGATCGACCGCGAGAACAACCGCGCGGCCCTCAAGAAGGCCGGCTTCCTCACCCGTGACGCCCGCGTCATCGAGCGCAAGAAGGCCGGTCTCAAGAAGGCCCGCAAGGCTTCGCAGTTCTCGAAGCGCTAG
- the truA gene encoding tRNA pseudouridine(38-40) synthase TruA: MDETVSVDGGSDGSGVRLRLDIAYDGAAFSGWARQPGLRTVQGALESALATVFTRWGRPPQLTVAGRTDAGVHAAGQVAHVDLTPEQWGALTRPRRSAPDGPPRTSLDGLVKRVNGLAAPDGDVVVTRASVAPDGFDARFSPLWRRYEYRIADADAPRDPRRRGHTVWHPSRLDPAAMERGALRLLGLHDFATFCKPREGATTIRTLQEFRWDREPDGVLVARLQADAFCHSMVRAMVGATIAVGDGRFGPERLEELRSAQARTSEFKVAPAKGLTLTEVGYPADDELAARAEQTRARRTADGTVEG, encoded by the coding sequence GTGGACGAGACGGTCAGCGTGGACGGCGGCAGCGACGGCAGCGGCGTGCGGCTCCGGCTCGACATCGCGTACGACGGGGCCGCGTTCTCCGGGTGGGCCCGGCAGCCGGGCCTCCGGACCGTGCAGGGCGCCCTCGAGAGCGCGCTCGCCACGGTCTTCACCCGATGGGGCCGGCCGCCGCAGCTCACCGTCGCCGGACGCACCGACGCCGGCGTCCACGCCGCCGGCCAGGTCGCCCACGTCGACCTCACGCCCGAGCAGTGGGGCGCCCTCACCCGTCCGCGTCGATCCGCACCGGACGGGCCGCCGCGGACCTCGCTCGACGGACTCGTCAAGCGCGTCAACGGCCTCGCCGCTCCCGACGGCGACGTCGTCGTCACGCGGGCATCGGTCGCCCCGGACGGGTTCGACGCCCGGTTCTCCCCGCTCTGGCGGCGTTACGAGTACCGGATCGCGGACGCCGACGCCCCCCGCGATCCACGTCGGCGCGGGCACACCGTCTGGCACCCGTCGCGTCTGGACCCGGCGGCGATGGAGCGCGGTGCGCTGCGGTTGCTGGGGTTGCACGACTTCGCGACGTTCTGCAAGCCGCGCGAGGGCGCGACCACGATCCGGACGTTGCAGGAGTTCCGCTGGGACCGCGAGCCGGACGGCGTCCTGGTGGCGCGCCTCCAGGCCGATGCGTTCTGCCACTCCATGGTGCGTGCGATGGTCGGGGCGACCATCGCGGTGGGTGACGGACGGTTCGGGCCGGAGCGTCTCGAGGAGCTGCGGAGCGCGCAGGCGCGGACGAGCGAGTTCAAGGTGGCGCCGGCGAAGGGACTCACCCTGACCGAGGTCGGGTACCCGGCGGACGACGAGCTCGCCGCGCGCGCGGAGCAGACGCGGGCGCGGCGCACGGCGGACGGTACCGTCGAGGGATGA
- a CDS encoding ExeM/NucH family extracellular endonuclease, which translates to MHRSIARTVLCATAAAALLAAPLVSVAAASANPAGTGLVIAEAFLKGGSANQPFTDKFVELGNPTDSAVSVDGWSVQYRAATGTGAPAVGKLSGSVPAHGTYLVQMGSNGTTGAALPTPDAVTGLNPSGSTGTLVLSDQATALSLPTGSVTSGTPGVVDLLGYGTSNTFETAVAAAGTANSVPDGLTRTGTTGTTDTDSNAADFTLGASITPENAAGETGATPTDPTDPTDPTDPTDPTDPTDPTTPAEPISIAQLQGTGDASPYAGKAITTDGVVTAVYATGGFNGYTIQTAGTGGALDLTTHTASDAVFVYSSATAGSVAIGDAVRLTGTVSEFNGLTELTVPTAAGLTTLPAEGVVQPVPATLAFPRTDAQRESLESMLVAPQGDYTVADNYTTNQYGEVVLASGTKRLLQPTEVARPGSAEAAAVTADNAARKVVLDDGASTNFLTAANQSIPVSWLTQGPVTVGAAATFGRPVVLDYRNDSWKFQPTSPITGATPAADLPASFSNVRTAAPENVGGDIRLAGFNVLNYFPTTGDQLTGCTYYTDRDGDPVTVRDGCDARGAANADDLARQQVKIVKAINGLGADVVSLEEIENSARFGQDRDAAVATLVAALNTATGKDTWAYAKSPAKVPASEDVIRLALIYKKDRVQPVGASTILTDSAAFVNARQPLAQAFAPVPTKPGKGKAPKPSAKDTFLVIANHFKSKGSGTGADADQGDGQGASNNSRVEQSKALVAFSTAMQRQAGTDKVFMLGDFNAYSQEDPVAVLDAAGYTDLGPTEDASEWSYVFSGLSGSLDHVFASPAALGTVTGVDIWNINSVESVGLEYSRYDYNVTDLYQGDVYRASDHDPILVGIDLPGVTAPGDGGDPGHGGDPGNGGPGHGGNPGHGGNPGHGGGTIADALAALAALIAWLRSLFG; encoded by the coding sequence ATGCACAGATCCATCGCGCGCACTGTGCTGTGCGCCACAGCCGCCGCAGCGTTGCTCGCGGCCCCGCTCGTCTCCGTCGCCGCAGCCTCCGCGAACCCCGCCGGCACCGGCCTGGTCATCGCGGAGGCCTTCCTCAAGGGCGGCAGCGCGAACCAGCCGTTCACCGACAAGTTCGTCGAGCTCGGGAACCCGACCGACAGCGCCGTCAGCGTCGACGGCTGGTCGGTGCAGTACCGCGCCGCGACGGGCACCGGTGCGCCCGCGGTCGGGAAGCTCAGCGGGTCCGTCCCGGCCCACGGCACCTACCTCGTCCAGATGGGGTCGAACGGCACGACCGGTGCCGCGCTGCCGACGCCGGACGCCGTCACCGGGCTGAACCCCTCCGGCTCCACCGGCACCCTCGTGCTCTCCGACCAGGCGACGGCGCTCTCGCTGCCCACCGGCTCGGTGACGTCGGGGACCCCGGGAGTCGTCGACCTGCTCGGCTACGGCACGTCGAACACCTTCGAGACCGCGGTCGCGGCGGCCGGCACGGCGAACTCGGTGCCGGACGGCCTGACCCGCACGGGCACCACGGGCACCACGGACACCGACTCGAACGCGGCGGACTTCACGCTCGGTGCGTCGATCACACCCGAGAACGCCGCGGGCGAGACGGGCGCGACGCCGACCGACCCGACGGACCCGACCGACCCGACGGACCCGACCGACCCGACGGATCCCACTGACCCCACCACGCCGGCCGAGCCCATCTCGATCGCGCAGCTGCAGGGCACGGGCGACGCCTCGCCCTACGCCGGCAAGGCGATCACGACCGACGGTGTCGTGACCGCGGTCTACGCCACCGGCGGCTTCAACGGCTACACGATCCAGACGGCCGGCACCGGCGGGGCGCTGGACCTCACCACCCACACCGCGTCGGACGCCGTCTTCGTCTACTCCTCGGCGACCGCCGGCAGCGTGGCGATCGGCGACGCAGTGCGCCTGACCGGCACCGTGTCGGAGTTCAACGGCCTGACCGAGCTGACGGTGCCCACCGCCGCCGGCCTGACGACGCTCCCCGCCGAGGGTGTCGTCCAGCCCGTCCCGGCCACCCTCGCGTTCCCGCGCACCGACGCGCAGCGGGAGTCGCTCGAGAGCATGCTCGTCGCACCGCAGGGCGACTACACGGTCGCCGACAACTACACGACGAACCAGTACGGCGAGGTCGTCCTGGCCTCGGGCACGAAGCGGCTCCTCCAGCCGACCGAGGTGGCCCGACCGGGCAGCGCCGAGGCAGCGGCGGTCACGGCGGACAACGCGGCACGCAAGGTGGTCCTCGACGACGGGGCGAGCACGAACTTCCTCACCGCGGCGAACCAGTCGATCCCGGTGTCGTGGCTCACCCAGGGCCCGGTGACCGTGGGGGCAGCGGCGACGTTCGGCCGGCCGGTGGTCCTCGACTACCGGAACGACTCGTGGAAGTTCCAGCCGACGTCGCCGATCACCGGCGCGACCCCGGCGGCCGACCTGCCGGCGTCGTTCTCGAACGTTCGAACTGCCGCCCCGGAGAACGTCGGCGGAGACATCCGCCTCGCCGGCTTCAACGTCCTCAACTACTTCCCGACGACCGGCGACCAGCTCACCGGCTGCACCTACTACACGGACCGCGACGGCGACCCCGTCACGGTGCGCGACGGCTGCGACGCCCGAGGTGCCGCGAACGCGGACGACCTGGCCCGCCAGCAGGTGAAGATCGTGAAGGCGATCAACGGCCTCGGCGCCGACGTCGTCTCCCTCGAGGAGATCGAGAACTCCGCCCGGTTCGGCCAGGACCGTGACGCAGCGGTCGCGACGCTCGTCGCGGCGCTCAACACCGCCACCGGCAAGGACACCTGGGCGTACGCGAAGTCGCCCGCGAAGGTGCCGGCGAGCGAGGACGTCATCCGTCTGGCACTGATCTACAAGAAGGACCGCGTCCAGCCGGTCGGCGCCTCGACGATCCTCACCGACTCGGCGGCGTTCGTGAACGCCCGGCAGCCGCTCGCCCAGGCGTTCGCCCCGGTGCCCACGAAGCCCGGCAAGGGGAAGGCCCCGAAGCCGTCGGCGAAGGACACGTTCCTCGTGATCGCGAACCACTTCAAGTCGAAGGGGTCCGGCACGGGTGCCGATGCCGACCAGGGCGACGGCCAGGGCGCGTCGAACAACTCCCGCGTCGAGCAGTCGAAGGCGCTCGTCGCGTTCTCGACGGCGATGCAGCGACAGGCCGGCACCGACAAGGTGTTCATGCTCGGTGACTTCAACGCCTACAGCCAGGAGGACCCGGTCGCCGTCCTCGACGCCGCCGGCTACACCGACCTCGGGCCGACCGAGGACGCCTCCGAGTGGTCGTACGTGTTCAGCGGCCTGAGCGGTTCCCTCGACCACGTGTTCGCATCACCGGCGGCACTGGGGACCGTCACCGGCGTGGACATCTGGAACATCAACTCGGTCGAGTCCGTCGGACTGGAGTACAGCCGGTACGACTACAACGTCACGGACCTCTACCAGGGCGACGTGTACCGCGCGAGCGACCACGACCCGATCCTGGTCGGCATCGACCTGCCCGGCGTCACCGCGCCGGGTGACGGCGGGGACCCGGGTCACGGGGGCGACCCCGGAAACGGTGGGCCCGGTCACGGTGGGAACCCGGGTCACGGTGGGAACCCTGGTCACGGCGGTGGCACGATCGCGGACGCGCTCGCCGCACTCGCGGCGCTCATCGCCTGGTTGCGCAGCCTGTTCGGCTGA
- the coaA gene encoding type I pantothenate kinase, which produces MPIPDTAVAHPTPFVEIPRGEWSQLAPKEHLSLTETEIVQLRGLGDRLDMQEVQEVYLPLSRLLTLYAAGARNLHAETSRFLGDRAGRTPFVIGVAGSVAVGKSTVARLLRELTKRWPDTPRVELVTTDGFLYPNAELERRGIMDRKGFPESYDRRSLLRFVSQVKSGAAEVRAPYYSHLVYDIVPDAEIVVRQPDVLIVEGLNVLAPPVHGRLALSDLFDFTIYVDAKTKDIEAWYVDRFLALQEEAFASPDSFFHRFASLSREDAVRTATEVWRAINEPNLIENVLPTRSRATLVLKKAADHKVSSVLLRKI; this is translated from the coding sequence ATGCCGATCCCGGACACCGCCGTCGCGCACCCGACCCCCTTCGTGGAGATCCCGCGCGGCGAGTGGTCGCAGCTCGCCCCCAAGGAGCACCTCTCCCTGACCGAGACGGAGATCGTGCAGCTCCGCGGTCTCGGTGACCGGCTCGACATGCAGGAGGTGCAGGAGGTCTACCTGCCGCTCTCCCGGCTGTTGACGCTGTACGCCGCCGGGGCTCGGAACCTGCACGCCGAGACCAGTCGGTTCCTCGGGGACCGTGCCGGACGCACGCCGTTCGTGATCGGTGTCGCCGGGTCCGTCGCGGTCGGCAAGTCCACGGTCGCGCGTCTGCTGCGGGAGCTCACGAAGCGCTGGCCGGACACCCCGCGTGTCGAGCTCGTGACGACCGACGGTTTCCTCTACCCGAACGCCGAGCTCGAGCGGCGCGGGATCATGGACCGGAAGGGCTTCCCGGAGTCCTACGACCGTCGCTCCCTGCTGCGTTTCGTCAGCCAGGTGAAGAGCGGCGCGGCCGAGGTGCGGGCGCCGTACTACTCGCACCTCGTGTACGACATCGTGCCCGACGCCGAGATCGTCGTGCGGCAGCCGGACGTCCTCATCGTCGAGGGCCTCAACGTGCTCGCGCCGCCGGTGCACGGACGGCTGGCCCTGTCCGACCTGTTCGACTTCACGATCTACGTCGACGCGAAGACGAAGGACATCGAGGCCTGGTACGTCGATCGTTTCCTCGCCCTGCAGGAAGAGGCGTTCGCGAGCCCGGACTCCTTCTTCCACCGCTTCGCGTCGCTCTCCCGCGAGGACGCCGTGCGGACCGCGACCGAGGTGTGGCGCGCGATCAACGAGCCGAACCTCATCGAGAACGTGCTGCCGACCCGGTCGCGGGCGACGCTCGTGCTGAAGAAGGCCGCGGACCACAAGGTGTCGTCGGTCCTGCTCCGCAAGATCTAG
- the glmM gene encoding phosphoglucosamine mutase encodes MPRLFGTDGVRGLANGELTAALALGLAQASAAVLTHGHHADARRASGRPRPRAVLARDPRVSGEFLGSAVAAGLASAGVDVLDAGVIPTPAAAFLVADIDADFGVMISASHNPAPDNGIKFFAAGGRKLPDEVEDRIEAAMHDHSAPTPTGGDVGRITRFADAEDRYVVHLLGTLPNRLEGIHVVLDCANGAAAGVSPEVFVNAGAKVTLIGADPDGMNINDGVGSTHIDNLARAVLSHGADVGIAHDGDADRCLAVDAAGNAIDGDQIMAILALALQERGHLKDDTLVATVMSNLGLKRAMANAGITVIEAGVGDRYVLEKMTEGDFSLGGEQSGHIIFNEFATTGDGILTGLHLVAEMARTGKSLQELASCMTVFPQVLVNVRGVDRHGLADQGVQDAIAAATEALGDTGRVLLRPSGTEPVVRVMVEAASQEAAQRIADELSAVVQERLTLDAA; translated from the coding sequence ATGCCGCGTCTGTTCGGTACCGACGGGGTTCGTGGTCTCGCCAACGGCGAGCTGACGGCCGCGCTCGCACTGGGTCTTGCCCAGGCGAGCGCGGCCGTTCTCACACACGGACACCATGCGGACGCCCGGCGGGCGTCCGGTCGACCGCGCCCCCGCGCGGTCCTGGCGCGCGATCCGCGCGTCTCCGGCGAGTTCCTGGGTTCCGCGGTCGCGGCCGGGCTCGCCTCCGCCGGCGTCGACGTGCTCGACGCCGGGGTCATCCCGACCCCCGCAGCCGCGTTCCTCGTCGCGGACATCGACGCCGACTTCGGCGTGATGATCTCCGCGTCGCACAACCCCGCGCCCGACAACGGGATCAAGTTCTTCGCCGCCGGCGGCCGGAAGCTCCCGGACGAGGTCGAGGACCGCATCGAAGCGGCCATGCACGACCACTCCGCGCCCACGCCCACCGGTGGTGACGTCGGCCGGATCACCCGCTTCGCCGACGCCGAGGACCGCTACGTCGTCCACCTGCTCGGCACGCTGCCGAACCGGCTCGAGGGCATCCACGTCGTGCTCGACTGCGCGAACGGTGCCGCGGCCGGTGTCTCGCCCGAGGTGTTCGTCAACGCCGGGGCCAAGGTCACGCTGATCGGTGCCGACCCGGACGGCATGAACATCAACGACGGTGTCGGCTCCACGCACATCGACAACCTCGCCCGCGCGGTGCTGTCGCACGGTGCCGACGTCGGCATCGCCCACGACGGCGACGCGGACCGCTGCCTCGCGGTGGACGCCGCCGGCAACGCGATCGACGGCGACCAGATCATGGCGATCCTCGCGCTCGCGCTGCAGGAGCGCGGACACCTCAAGGACGACACGCTCGTCGCCACGGTGATGTCGAACCTCGGCCTCAAGCGGGCCATGGCGAACGCCGGCATCACGGTGATCGAGGCCGGCGTGGGCGACCGTTACGTGCTCGAGAAGATGACCGAGGGGGACTTCTCCCTCGGTGGCGAGCAGTCCGGCCACATCATCTTCAACGAGTTCGCCACGACGGGCGACGGCATCCTCACGGGGCTGCACCTCGTCGCCGAAATGGCGCGGACGGGCAAGTCCCTGCAGGAGCTCGCCTCGTGCATGACGGTCTTCCCGCAGGTCCTCGTCAACGTGCGCGGTGTCGACCGACACGGGCTCGCCGACCAGGGTGTGCAGGACGCCATCGCTGCCGCCACCGAGGCCCTCGGGGACACCGGCCGCGTGCTGCTCCGTCCGTCGGGCACCGAGCCGGTCGTCCGCGTGATGGTCGAGGCCGCCTCACAAGAGGCCGCGCAGCGCATCGCCGACGAGCTCTCCGCCGTGGTGCAGGAGCGCCTGACGCTCGACGCCGCGTAG